One Obesumbacterium proteus DNA window includes the following coding sequences:
- the cysK gene encoding cysteine synthase A, producing MSKIFEDNSLTIGHSPLVRLNRIGNGRILAKVESRNPSFSVKDRIGANMIWDAEKRGILKPGIELVEPTSGNTGIALAFVAAARGYKLTLTMPETMSLERRKLLKALGANLVLTEGAKGMKGAIAKAEEIVASDPKRFVLLQQFSNPANPEIHEKTTGPEIWEDTDGQVDVLISGVGTGGTLTGTSRYLKNTKGKKVITVAVEPESSPVITQALAGEEIKPGPHKIQGIGAGFIPENLDLNLVDRVALVGNDEAIAMARRLMEEEGILAGISSGAAVVAAEKLANDPDFTDKTIVVILPSSGERYLSTALFADLFTEQELQQ from the coding sequence ATGAGCAAGATTTTTGAAGACAACTCCCTGACAATCGGTCATTCGCCGCTTGTTCGTCTGAATCGTATCGGCAATGGTCGTATTTTGGCGAAAGTGGAATCTCGTAACCCAAGTTTTAGCGTTAAAGACCGCATCGGCGCCAATATGATCTGGGATGCCGAAAAACGCGGCATTTTAAAACCGGGCATTGAACTGGTTGAACCTACCAGCGGTAACACCGGTATTGCATTGGCCTTTGTGGCCGCCGCGCGTGGTTACAAGCTGACGCTCACCATGCCAGAAACCATGAGCCTTGAACGCCGTAAACTCCTCAAGGCCTTGGGCGCGAATCTGGTACTGACCGAAGGCGCCAAAGGCATGAAAGGCGCCATTGCCAAAGCCGAAGAAATTGTGGCGAGCGATCCAAAACGTTTCGTTCTGCTCCAGCAGTTTAGCAACCCTGCTAACCCAGAAATTCATGAAAAAACCACCGGCCCAGAGATTTGGGAAGACACCGATGGTCAAGTCGACGTGCTGATTTCTGGCGTCGGTACCGGCGGTACTCTAACCGGCACCAGCCGTTACCTGAAAAACACCAAAGGCAAAAAAGTCATCACCGTTGCCGTTGAACCTGAAAGCTCACCGGTTATCACTCAGGCGCTGGCCGGAGAAGAAATCAAACCAGGCCCGCATAAAATCCAAGGCATCGGCGCTGGCTTCATTCCTGAAAACCTCGATTTAAATCTGGTTGACCGCGTAGCGCTGGTTGGCAACGACGAAGCGATTGCGATGGCTCGCCGTCTGATGGAAGAAGAAGGCATCTTGGCCGGAATATCTTCGGGAGCGGCAGTTGTTGCAGCCGAAAAACTTGCTAACGATCCAGACTTTACTGACAAAACAATTGTGGTTATTCTGCCTTCCTCGGGTGAACGCTATTTAAGCACGGCATTGTTCGCAGATCTGTTCACAGAACAAGAATTGCAACAGTGA
- the cysZ gene encoding sulfate transporter CysZ, whose translation MKNTPTGSNERNIPTKTNGVHYFSEGWRLVRLPGIKRYVVMPLLVNIVLMGLAFWWLFTQLGAWIPSLMSHVPDWLQWLSYLLWPLAVISIVLVFSYLFSTIANWIAAPFNGLLAEQLEGVLTGKPLPDTGIWSVVKDVPRIMAREWKKLAYYLPRAIVLLILYFIPGVGQTVAPVLWFLFSAWMMSIQYCDYPFDNHKVSFPDMRDALRRNKVDNLQFGALTSLFTMIPILNLVIMPVAVCGATAMWVDRYRAEYSRIQP comes from the coding sequence ATGAAAAATACCCCTACCGGGTCAAATGAAAGAAATATCCCAACAAAAACCAATGGCGTTCACTACTTTTCTGAAGGTTGGCGTTTAGTTCGTCTGCCGGGAATAAAACGTTATGTGGTCATGCCATTGCTGGTGAACATCGTTTTAATGGGCTTAGCGTTCTGGTGGCTGTTCACTCAGCTAGGTGCTTGGATCCCAAGTTTGATGAGTCACGTTCCTGACTGGCTACAGTGGCTTAGCTATTTACTCTGGCCGCTGGCCGTTATTTCGATCGTTTTGGTCTTCAGTTATTTATTCAGCACCATAGCCAACTGGATAGCCGCGCCGTTTAACGGCCTGCTGGCTGAACAGTTAGAAGGCGTATTAACCGGTAAACCACTGCCGGATACGGGCATTTGGAGCGTGGTCAAAGACGTGCCGAGAATTATGGCGCGTGAATGGAAAAAGCTGGCCTACTATCTGCCGCGAGCCATCGTCTTGCTGATTTTGTATTTTATTCCGGGCGTAGGCCAAACCGTTGCGCCTGTGCTGTGGTTCCTGTTCAGCGCATGGATGATGTCTATTCAGTACTGCGATTACCCGTTTGATAACCACAAGGTGAGTTTCCCAGACATGCGCGACGCCCTGCGCCGCAATAAAGTCGATAACCTACAGTTTGGCGCATTGACCAGCCTGTTTACCATGATCCCGATTTTAAACTTGGTGATCATGCCGGTTGCCGTCTGTGGCGCGACTGCCATGTGGGTTGATCGTTACCGCGCAGAATATTCACGCATCCAGCCATAA
- the zipA gene encoding cell division protein ZipA, which yields MMQDLRLILIVVGAVAIIALLLHGLWTSRKERSSLFRDRPAKKTKKQRDEQPLADLDEGVGEVRVQRSSNPVQKPVEPAFGQFSASQDERPDPLDTARAPSRPVAQPSSVVPEQREHSDPLLGDALFGDDDEDDYRRPSKPVRHSQPAEPVIQPKQQPAHYAEEENEPEAPHVTSSYDDEYEEEAPQAVPEVAPEPEKITETVLVLHVAAHHGSVIGGEVLLQSVLQSGFQFGAMNIFHRHLNPAGSGPVLFSMANMVKPGNFDPDNMSDFTTPGISFFMMVPSYGDANQNFKLMLQSAQRIADDVGGVVLDDERRMMTPQKLEIYKARIREVLDNTAK from the coding sequence ATGATGCAGGATTTGCGTCTGATATTAATTGTTGTTGGTGCGGTCGCCATTATAGCGTTGTTACTGCACGGCTTGTGGACCAGTCGTAAAGAACGTTCTTCGCTATTTCGCGATCGTCCAGCAAAAAAAACAAAGAAACAGCGTGACGAACAGCCTCTGGCTGATCTAGATGAAGGCGTGGGCGAAGTTCGGGTGCAGCGTTCTAGCAACCCGGTACAGAAACCTGTTGAGCCCGCATTTGGTCAGTTCAGTGCGTCACAGGATGAACGTCCGGATCCACTGGATACGGCTCGTGCACCTTCACGCCCTGTAGCGCAACCAAGCTCTGTCGTTCCAGAACAGCGTGAACATAGCGATCCGTTATTGGGTGATGCCTTGTTCGGTGACGACGACGAAGATGATTATCGTCGTCCGAGTAAGCCGGTTCGTCATTCTCAGCCCGCCGAGCCTGTTATTCAGCCGAAGCAGCAGCCAGCGCATTACGCTGAAGAAGAGAATGAGCCTGAAGCTCCTCACGTAACATCGTCTTATGATGATGAATACGAGGAAGAAGCGCCGCAGGCAGTACCTGAGGTTGCGCCTGAGCCTGAGAAAATCACCGAAACTGTGTTAGTGCTGCATGTTGCTGCGCATCACGGCAGCGTGATTGGCGGTGAAGTACTACTGCAAAGCGTGTTGCAGTCTGGCTTCCAGTTCGGTGCGATGAATATTTTCCATCGTCATCTGAACCCAGCGGGCAGTGGCCCAGTGCTATTTAGCATGGCGAATATGGTGAAGCCGGGTAACTTCGATCCTGACAATATGTCTGATTTCACTACGCCGGGGATCTCCTTCTTTATGATGGTGCCTTCTTATGGCGATGCGAATCAGAACTTTAAGCTGATGCTGCAATCTGCTCAGCGAATCGCTGATGATGTCGGTGGTGTGGTGCTGGATGATGAGCGCCGTATG